Part of the Odocoileus virginianus isolate 20LAN1187 ecotype Illinois chromosome 27, Ovbor_1.2, whole genome shotgun sequence genome is shown below.
AGGGGTGAGGCAGGGTGTGTTGGGACGGTGAATTGGGTGGTACCATGTCTATATTGACTAAATTTCCATCAGTTAAATGATTCTGGGTCcagttttctctttctaaaaaagtttacttctctgtccatttttcagatgcttcttttttttcaaggtgtccactttcattttttatatttttaaaaatgtttttgtttcattgtggtaaaagtcacataatataaagtATACTATTTTAACCGTATtcaactgtacagttcagtgacactGAGTATGTTCACCTTATTGTGCAACACTCACCATCATCCTTTTACCGAATTTTTtgccttcctaaactgaaactatGTCCCCATTAAACATTAATCCCTTCCCATCCTCTCCCCCCGACCCCCAACCCCTGGCATCTACCAGGgtactttctgactctgtgaatttgactattctaggtaccctGTATAAGATGGCTGGTGAGGGCCTATTATATAGATGTGGGGGGGGGTACAATCTGTTCATAGGACATAGAATATGTTAACCTTAAAATTCATTCCAACATACATTAGGTACAGACAAACACTGTCAGAGGCTTTTAATGCTGCTCTTATCACTTATAAAAGCTGAGAGAATGGCTCAGGAGAGGTGTTGGAGTAACTATTTATCCAAAGGATCTTCTTCAACCAACAGTCAGTTACTGTGAGGTCATCTCCCTTGCATTGGTTCAGCAGGTGAGCTATGCAGCTGGACCGAGACCAGAAATCAAATCTCCTGactctttcacttctcttgacACTACATTGCATCATGTCAGAGtaagcaatttttcttttcttttcttttttttaattcatataatAAACAGAGTAAGCAGATCTTCTATCCATCTTAACTCCCAATTCTAATGGCTCTTGGAGtaaatttcaaattttccaaCCTACTGTTTCTTCTCTAATTACCATAGGTTATAACAGATAagcctctcaaaaaaaaaaaaaggaccttggagaaggaatattGAGTACATAGTAAGGGATAAGCCTTGTGCTggtaattttacatattttatcttaCTTATTCCTCCTAATAGCACTAGGAGATATTTCTTAGtatgttaaaaatgaataaactcaaAAAGTTGAAGGTACTTGCCCAAACTTAATGAATAAGCAGTAATGGAGATTTGATCCTGTATTTGTTAACTTCCCAAATCTATTGTCTTTTGGTTAAACTATTAAGTGAGGCCTACTTTCTCATCAACCAGTCATCATCAAcactaaaggacatcagtcctgggtgttcactggaaggactgatgatgaagctgaaactccagtactttggccacctcatgtgaagagttgactcagtggaaaagaccctgatgctggaaaggattgggggcaggaggagaaggggatgacagaggatgagatggctggatagcatcacccactcgatgggcatgggtttgggtagactccgggagttggtgatggacagggaggcctggcgtgctgcgattcatgcggttgcagagtcggacacgacttagcgactgaactgaactgaacttctcatCAACTCACCCGTGAAGTGAGAAATTATTTGGGGCCCTGTGTGGAAAAGCATATAGCAAAATGGGGACATTACAGGTGAGAACTCCTATCACACATGAATGATGGACAATTTCAGGTCAATGCCACCTTTCACAGTGGTCCAGGTGAAAAAGAAGCTAATTTAATTACCTCATTGTCCCCAAGATTGAAACAAAGGTATTATACCTTCAAAGGATTGGCTACTTTATCTTATCAAATGATCCCTCTCTTACTATCCAAGAGAGAAGGGAGCTTTCAGAACTATGCCTACTTTGCAATTCTATTTCCGTTTGATCTTAAGCAAGAATGCCTTCTTTGTAGAATGTCTCTGTGGAGACGATCAAATCATGCCCATGTGCTTAATATCGCAATGTGCTGCCGAATGGCTGATATTCCTTCTTAAGCCAAAGAACAgcaagttcttttttaaatttattttttaaaaatttctcggctgtgtcatatggcatgtgggatcttagttccctgaccagggattgaatcaacCCCTCTCCTTGCAtcggaagtgcagaatcttaactactggaccgccaggggagtCCCCAAGAACAAGTTCTTAAGTGAGCTAGTTTAAGGAAACAAAGCTGAGGACAAAACACTTAAACCCAAGTCCAGGACATGGCATTTTAACAAAACACAAATTAAaccttttattatttgtataacaCAGCTCAGGATGTTTGATTTAAggcttggaaaaggaaaaggtaCATCAGGCGTGTTAACTGTTCCATGGTTTGTCAAACTTTTCAATTATGTTTCACTcgacaaacatttattgagccagGTCAATATCTTGAATCTTGACTACGGAGATAGAAGATGATTAAGACATAGACTTTGGTCCATAGAGCTCAAAATTTGGCCAACAACACAGACAGGAAAACTAACTACTGTCATGTCATATACACTATAACAGAGACATGTAGAATTAAAAtcttgaggaaagaaaaagtgtCTTTCCATATAAGGGTATAGAAGGTGAAAGAAGATGTTAGGAAAGCATTCTTAGATGAGGTACCACTTGAGGTTGGTCTCAAAGGGTAGATTCATAGGAAATCAATAAGCAGAGGtgaattgaaaagaaaacaaaacctaacAAAGACTCGGAAGTATAACAAAGACAAGGTAGGTAAGAAACACAATGATCTAGCGGAATTAGCATGAAGAATCTAGGGTTTGTAGGGACTGGCAGGCAGTGGGAATGAAACTGGACGTAGGAAGCAAAGGCTCCAAGTGCCTTATCTGTATATGTTTACTCAACTTGCAGCCATGGGGAGGATTGAACTATAAACCGAGATCAGAATGAATGGTTTTATTAGGCCTTTGCACGTCAAATTGAGAGTAATGAGGAATATTTGTTGGGTTTTTGGTGAGAGAAGGACACAATCAGATTTAGGTGCTAAAATGTTCATTATCCTTTGGATGTTAAGAAGAGTTTCTTTTGCAGGACTGAGAGGTCCAGGCAAAACATGAGACAAAAATGATGAAGACTGTGTAATCGTCTGGGCATGAGTAGAAGGGGTATAGAGGAGGAGCTGCTGCCGCTGCcacggctaagtcgcttcagtcgtgtccgactctgtgcgaccccatagacggcagcccacaaggcttccCCGgccctcggattctccaggcaagaatactggagtgggaacaaggaggaaaaaaaaagtcagagacaaAATTAAACTACAATTAATTTGGAGAGAAATAGCAGGTCTTCATGACCTTGCATGAGAGGGATGATGGACAATTAAGGTCTAGCCAGGGAGAATACTTCCCAGAAGACATGAATGGCCATTCTGCTTGGCCAGACATTCAGTCATATGTAGGTTCACTGGAGACTGGGAAAAGTAGTCTTATATTCTGggtagttgctctgaggcacgtggaagcttcccggaccagggatcaaatcttcatCTTCTGCACTgccaagtggattcttaaccactagaccaccagggaagttccccaacTTCTTTtaaacaagactttttttttccttgtcaggcggcttatgggatcttagttcccttaccaggtatcaaacccaagcTCCTGCATAacagtgctgagtcctaaccattggaccatcagggaatcccaTAAACAAGACTTATGATGGCACTGCCCAGTCATTTTGaagttttgaagaaataattgaaGCTGTTATCTATGGAGATACAATGCATCTCCCTCCTTCTGGAACTAGATTGAGAAATTCAAGCACAAACATCATCCTCTCCCCCAAATTCCATATTTAGTAGTAATGTTTCCTAGAACTTTGATTTTCACCAGACGGTACACATTATGCTCTAATATTTACGGACAATCATTTTCTTTACTGGCAGATGTTTGAAAGAATGGATTGGAATTAATCCTCAGATTAATTTTTAGCATCTTTCAAGTGTGCATAGTACAAAGGCCAAAGCACAAgattttaataagaaaacaaatagttGGCGCTTTTCCCTTGTAAGAGTCTCATGCTCTACCGACTGAACTAGCCGGGCGGCTGCGCCTTTCCCTTGTAGGTTACCTTCAGAGGTACTGTATTGAGTCTTGAAGCAGATAATTGAGAAAGTGTATTATCTTTAAGTAGAAGGGGTCAAGGAAAGTAGAAGTCCAGCACCACAGAGTTCATGAATGAGTGGTGTGAACCAGATGGCCAAAGAGATAATTTCAGTATAGTGTGCCCTGTGCTGGCAgagactcagtggcaaagaatctgcttgtaaacgcaggagatgcaggagacacaggttcgatccctaggtggggaagatcccgtggagcaggacatgacaacccactccagtattcgtgcctggaaaattccatggacaggggagcctggccggctacagtccacagggttgagaagagtcagacatgactgagtaactgagcacacacatgctgtCAGAACCTAGAAGATGGACACTGCACCAGAAATGGTGGCGCTGCCAGGAGGCTCTGCCTCCCCCCAGGTGAGACAGCGAAAGGGATGAAAGGGATGCCAGGTCCTCACTCACATtcagaaacacaggagatgccaaCTCTGCACAGGAATGCTCTGGCTGCTCTTACTTCCGAGGCAGTATGTTAACTCCCTTTCTACCCACCCACGTCCCACAAAGGCATTTGGAACTCAAgtcaaaaatgtttaatatgCTTTTGGAGGGAGAGTGTTTCTTATCTCTGTGATAAACTGATTCAGAGCTCTGGATCTTTTATTTAGGAAAATGCACCTGCCCGCATATTTCAGGGTTTCCAAGGCCCCTGGAAGACCATCTATGGATCCAACTTCTGTGGACTCCAGGTTTGGAATTCTTTAGTCTGGATTTCCTTAATTGCATTCACTAACCCAGAGGATTTCAAATTTTGCTCCAAAATCTCCCCAAATCAcctggagaagtgaaaaacaacaacaacaacccaacgCCCAGACCACATTCTATTCCGATTCAAGCAGAATTTCTAGGGTAGGAGCAGGCATCCAAGTTTGTCTTAAAcattccaggtgattctaaagCGCAGCTAAGTTTGGGAACCAACTCGTTGGTCTCTTTATGGCACACCGTTGATCTgaatgctttttgcttttttcctggtCTTACTCATCGAGCCAGAAACGATAGAGAGGCGTCTGTTACAGAAAATAACTTACTGAGAATCATCTTAGtaaaaagagggaaatttggGTCAAGGGTGCGCATACCTTCGCAACGTttttccctgggtcagaaagcagCTGCAAGTTCTTCAGCGAACGGCAGGGGGCATCCTGCACCTCCTTGCTCGTTCTGGACAGCCTTCTCGGTTCTGCTCGCACAAAGAGCCCGGCCTCCTTCGCGATGACATCACAAAGGGCCGATTCCCCGCCCCTTCGGCGCCACCACGTGTTTCCCCTCGCTCGGCGGCCACCCGACTCAGTCCCTCGCCGGCCGGTCAGGGCAGCGGAGGAGGGTGGTTGGCAGCGGCCGGAGGCTTCGCTATGGGAAGTTGTTCCTTCGTTCTCTCGCgcccagccctcctccctggTTCTCCGCAGCCGCTGTCGGAGGAGAGCGCGGGGAGGTGCGGGTTGCAGCAGCGGCTGCTTCTCCCCGCCCGGACAGCCGCGCAGCTGGGCAGGTGCTAAGCGCCCCCGGAGCCTCGCTCGCCGCCTCCCTCCTGTGTCCGGCCGTCCGGCTGCCGCAGTGCCCATGGGGTGTTGGAGGTAGATGGGCTCCCGGCTCGGGAGGCGGCGGTGGATGCGGCGCTGGGCAGAAGCAGCCGCCGATTCAAGCTGCCGGGGGGCCACGCGCCCCGGGCGCCCTGCGAGCCCCGGGCTCAGCCATGGGGACCTTCACGAGCAGCAGCACCGCCCCGGCCTCCTGCAGCCGCATCGCCGGAGCCACGATGATCGCGGGCTCCCTTCTCCTGGTGAGCGCTCCGGGTGGGGTAGACGGGAGCCGGGGGCGGCGGCCGCGCGGGAGCCGAGGACGCCGGGCTCTGAGAGCGGGGCGGGTCCCGGAGCCGGGGCTTCAGGGGTGCTGGGTGCGGGGCGGGGGAGGTTGCGAGCGAGGGCAGGCAACAGACCCGAGGGCTTGGATCGGGTCGTTCTGGGGGAGCCGCAGAGCTCAGCCCGACTCCGGAATGAAGGCGAATTGTTTTCCTTGCAGTCTGGCTGCGCCGGGAGAGGCGCTGGAGATGGCCACTCAGCTTCCTGCGCATTTCAGGGTTTCTTCACCTCCTCCGCCCTTCCGGGGCCCGCATCCCCTCGGCGCACCCCCATGGCCACCAGCCGCTCCCCCCTCCGCGGGGTGTGGGGCCGGGGAGCCGAGGCTGGCGGCGGCCGCCGCTTGGTCGCAGCTGCAGTGTCATGTCGGGATGCTGCTGCAGTGGGAAAGCGCGGGACCCGGGCGCGCCGGCCCCGAGAACGCCGGGTACCTCGCGCCTCGCCTGCGGAGCGGGCGCCtggcccccctcccccttctctccgCCTTGGCTGGGTGGGTCCCGGTTTCGGCACGCCCAAAAAGGAACCCTGAGACCCACTCTCAGGCGCCCCCAAAGCGCCGGCTCCCAGCCAGGCGGCCAGCGCGCTGACACttgagtgggggaaggggagagcccaccataaaggaagctgaattTCCCCCCGTTTTTCCCCTTCCCTCGTTTACCTGTGGCCGGGCAGGTAAGCGTGGAGGGTGGAGCTGCTTCCTTCTGCACCAGGTCTGCATTCAGCTCCAGGGCGTGCCCTGAATGTAGCTAGTTCTCTCCATCACTTATATGGCCAAAGCCTGAAAGCACCTTCGACCCAAAACTTGTCCCCAACTTCCCCACATCCCTTCCCCGCCTTTCCAAATGTTGGCGGGGGGATGGGATGAGTTAGGTGGAAGAAGAAAATTGATCTGAGATCAAACTCACGAGCCACCGTAAGCATCCGTGCTTATCCTTCTGTGTCCGTCGGGAGGATGGAGATTCTTGGCTAAAAAccgaacaaaaacaaaaaatcgaGAGCCTGTTTTCATGGCAAGGCCGTGTCAGGGAGAGGCAGGCTTGCTGTCTCCTTCCCGAAAAGGGCTTAATGCCCGGCCAACCAAGATCTCTTAGATCCCAGGGCACTGCAGTTGCTATGGCCTGGGAATTCATCCTACAGACACTCTGGTTCCCTGTGCGAGGGTGTGTTTTAAAGGGGAAGAGAGGCTCTAAAGAAAAGTTTGGTGCTGTTCGGATTTATAATGAGGCAGGTCCCAGGCTCCCTTCAAAGACCCTTTTCTGCCCATTCTATAGCAGTGGCACAGTCAAGATTTGTGTCCTTGACACAAGGGTGGTGGATGGTGGGCAGTAGGCTGGGAGGGTCCTTGAAAGCAGTGAGCATGGATTGGACAGTCGGTGTGAAGAGAAACCCATCTAAGTCCTGGGAAACATCGAGCCTAATATCAGTGGAGGTAGGTCTGTCCTCAAGCTGCCTCCTTGTCAGTCTTGGATCTACTGCTGTACACCTATGCTCCCCTTGGAGTCCACTCCTGGATTAAGTCTTAGGTCTGTGCAGTATTTCATTGACTTTACATTTCTGCATGAGATGCGTAAAGTAAGGTCGTGGTGTAATCAACGCATAGGTTGCTTTAATCTCCAGAGAAAGAGCCCAGCTCCTTTTCTGAAATCTTTAAATCTGGTTGACCTAAAAAATTGTGCACTGGATTTGCAACTGAAGACTTGAGAAAGtaagtttgtcttttttaaagtaatttatagtGGAGCTTAGATGCAATCTTGAGATATTAACTAAAATGAGAGTCCTTATTCTCTTGCTAATTAAGATAGAAAAGTTccactgcagttcatggagtggcCTGGGGTTGACCCCTTTGTCCTGAAGGAAAACTGAGAGGGTGGACAGGGGTCACCAGGGTGGGGAAgcaatgtcttttatttttcccgCTCTACAAGCTACAGTCTTTAGCCCAGGCATGGATAGCATATGAAATGATGATCtcatggttaagactccaagcttgggcacaggttccatccttggtcacgGAACTAAAATCCCAAATGCTGTATaatgtggccagaaaaaaaaaatgatgatgatttCATGACATTGTTTTAAGGACTCTTTATCCCATTGGGATTCTTGGCCCTGTGAAAATGACAGACTTCAGGTACTGTGGCTCAGGTCCACATGGCAGCATGCTCAAGGCACACTGGggccatgggggggggggggggtagtgtCTTCATCCTGGTTTTCTGTTACTCctcttctttcaaatattttctcttttagagTGAAGATACTTGTTACTGTCATCATTTTTGAGTCTTTCTTGTGATGACAGGCTAACTGAAAGAGAACTTACTGtaagctttaaaaaatcttttatgtaatatatatacagcATATAGCATGATTATCGTATGTATCAGGTGCTTTATAGATAGTACCTATCTTAGTCCCAACATCTCTGTGAAGCTGGTGGGATGAGCTCCGTTTTCCAGTTGAGAAAATGGAAACTGCAAAAACTCACTGGCCATCCTGGGCCACCCAGCTCCCAAGTGTTGAGGGCACTGGCGCTGGGACCCAGGATCGCTTGGCTCCCTCTCACGACTCACTGCCTCCCTGCTGTGCCACTCTGCAGGTTTCACAACTCCAAATTGCCCGATGAGGAAATGTAACGAGAGAAGACTCTCTGGGGGAGAGTTGAGGCTGGGAGTTTGGTTCGTTGCAGGACACTGATGAGAACTGCATGAATGCCTTTGAAGGAAAGCGTTCTTGCTGCTTGC
Proteins encoded:
- the LOC110149723 gene encoding uncharacterized protein → MGTAAAGRPDTGGRRRARLRGRLAPAQLRGCPGGEKQPLLQPAPPRALLRQRLRRTREEGWARENEGTTSHSEASGRCQPPSSAALTGRRGTESGGRRARGNTWWRRRGGESALCDVIAKEAGLFVRAEPRRLSRTSKEVQDAPCRSLKNLQLLSDPGKNVAKAGFCKQRPPTVPLSSQVASEPGTWDLHTFSESRKKNFKRLVLFMPSSGERCSV